In one Melopsittacus undulatus isolate bMelUnd1 chromosome 4, bMelUnd1.mat.Z, whole genome shotgun sequence genomic region, the following are encoded:
- the UBE2D1 gene encoding ubiquitin-conjugating enzyme E2 D1 isoform X1, which produces MALKRIQKELSDLQRDPPAHCSAGPVGDDLFHWQATIMGPPDSAYQGGVFFLTVHFPTDYPFKPPKIAFTTKIYHPNINSNGSICLDILRSQWSPALTVSKVLLSICSLLCDPNPDDPLVPDIAQIYKSDKEKYNRHAREWTQKYAM; this is translated from the exons ATGGCGCTGAAGCGGATACAGAAA GAGCTAAGTGATCTGCAGCGAGATCCACCAGCCCACTGTTCTGCTGGACCTGTTGGAGATGACT tgtTTCACTGGCAAGCAACAATTATGGGACCT cctgATAGCGCATATCAAGGGGGAGTATTTTTTCTCACAGTACACTTTCCAACAGACTATCCTTTCAAGCCACCAAAG attGCTTTTACAACAAAAATATACCACCCAAACATAAACAGTAATGGGAGTATTTGTCTTGATATCCTGAGATCACAATGGTCACCAGCTCTGACTGTATCTAAAG TTCTATTGTCCATATGCTCCTTACTTTGTGATCCTAATCCAGATGATCCTTTAGTACCAGATATTGCACAGATCTACAAGTCAGACAAGGAAAA ATACAACAGACATGCAAGAGAATGGACTCAGAAATATGCAATGTAA
- the UBE2D1 gene encoding ubiquitin-conjugating enzyme E2 D1 isoform X2, whose translation MLENPTLCICKEIPLLKPDSAYQGGVFFLTVHFPTDYPFKPPKIAFTTKIYHPNINSNGSICLDILRSQWSPALTVSKVLLSICSLLCDPNPDDPLVPDIAQIYKSDKEKYNRHAREWTQKYAM comes from the exons ATGTTGGAAAATCCTACTCTTTGCATCTGCAAAGAGATACCACTTCTTAAG cctgATAGCGCATATCAAGGGGGAGTATTTTTTCTCACAGTACACTTTCCAACAGACTATCCTTTCAAGCCACCAAAG attGCTTTTACAACAAAAATATACCACCCAAACATAAACAGTAATGGGAGTATTTGTCTTGATATCCTGAGATCACAATGGTCACCAGCTCTGACTGTATCTAAAG TTCTATTGTCCATATGCTCCTTACTTTGTGATCCTAATCCAGATGATCCTTTAGTACCAGATATTGCACAGATCTACAAGTCAGACAAGGAAAA ATACAACAGACATGCAAGAGAATGGACTCAGAAATATGCAATGTAA